The following are encoded together in the Fibrobacter sp. UBA4297 genome:
- a CDS encoding SLC13 family permease yields MLQGLLSFELLGLSGNAWFTIAVILALFASMMFSKLRTDLIFVAAMSALFISGVLDVKGAFGGFCAPSVLVIGVLFAVIAGLNQTGVLNWIVKHLMGTPKTLTGAITRLMLPVALLSSLLTNTTIVALFINIVKIWSKKLGISPSKLLIPLSYASGMGGICTLIGTPPNLIISGLYTDATGIHLGIFTTTICGLFCLAVGILSVIALQKLLPERKSPLSGLSDDEMTLELCVPSKHNFIGMTLQEIYDSNPRGFEKDKNAILAIRRFDNEVEVATPDSIIMGADHIIVSGKAEQLQWICNNLNLKNEHLEGVIENAAVGKKFGKKTVISAAIMIAMVLLSAFNIMPLLSSCLLAAAAMIIFRCCSSTQAMNAINWEIIIVFAGSICLGKALEITGVASKIANSILSVSGSNPYITLAIMCVVATFITEFISNTAAAALFCPIALSAASALGVNQLTFCIALMIAASSSFATPIGSPTHMLVYGPGGYHFTDFVKIGIPMNFIILAANIFITTLIFPF; encoded by the coding sequence ATGTTACAAGGTTTGCTTTCTTTTGAACTATTGGGACTCTCGGGGAATGCGTGGTTTACAATTGCTGTAATCCTCGCGCTTTTTGCGTCCATGATGTTTTCAAAATTGCGCACCGACCTCATCTTTGTCGCCGCCATGTCCGCTTTATTCATAAGCGGAGTCCTTGATGTCAAGGGCGCATTTGGCGGTTTCTGCGCACCGTCCGTCCTCGTTATCGGCGTCCTTTTCGCTGTCATTGCAGGCCTCAACCAGACTGGCGTTTTAAACTGGATTGTCAAGCACCTCATGGGTACGCCCAAAACTCTTACAGGCGCCATTACACGACTCATGCTCCCCGTTGCCCTTTTAAGTTCTCTCCTCACCAACACGACCATCGTTGCCTTGTTCATCAACATCGTGAAGATTTGGTCCAAAAAGCTCGGCATTTCGCCGTCCAAGCTTTTGATCCCGCTCAGTTACGCATCTGGAATGGGCGGCATCTGCACTTTGATCGGAACTCCGCCAAACCTCATTATTTCAGGGCTCTACACCGATGCGACCGGCATCCATCTCGGGATTTTCACGACAACGATTTGCGGGCTATTCTGCCTCGCGGTTGGCATTTTGTCTGTCATCGCACTGCAGAAGCTCCTCCCCGAACGCAAGTCCCCGTTAAGCGGGCTCAGCGATGACGAAATGACACTCGAACTCTGCGTGCCCTCAAAGCATAACTTTATCGGCATGACTTTGCAAGAAATCTACGACAGCAATCCGCGCGGTTTCGAAAAAGACAAGAACGCGATTCTCGCCATCCGCCGTTTCGATAACGAAGTCGAAGTTGCTACCCCCGATTCCATCATCATGGGCGCAGACCACATCATCGTATCGGGCAAGGCGGAGCAACTCCAGTGGATTTGCAACAACCTCAACTTGAAAAACGAGCATCTGGAAGGCGTCATTGAAAACGCAGCCGTCGGAAAAAAATTTGGAAAGAAAACCGTTATTTCCGCAGCAATCATGATTGCCATGGTGCTCCTTTCGGCATTCAACATTATGCCGCTACTCTCGTCTTGCTTACTCGCAGCCGCAGCCATGATTATTTTCCGTTGCTGTTCAAGCACGCAAGCAATGAACGCCATCAACTGGGAAATCATCATCGTTTTTGCAGGAAGCATTTGCCTTGGCAAAGCACTTGAAATCACCGGTGTCGCCTCAAAAATCGCAAACAGCATTTTGAGCGTGAGCGGAAGCAACCCCTACATTACACTTGCCATCATGTGCGTTGTCGCAACCTTCATCACCGAATTCATCAGCAACACGGCAGCCGCAGCATTGTTCTGCCCCATAGCATTGAGCGCCGCGAGCGCCCTTGGCGTGAACCAGCTCACATTCTGTATCGCACTCATGATTGCCGCCAGCAGCAGCTTTGCCACCCCGATTGGCTCCCCCACCCACATGCTCGTTTACGGCCCGGGCGGTTACCATTTTACAGATTTTGTCAAAATAGGCATTCCAATGAATTTTATCATCCTAGCCGCAAATATATTTATAACAACTTTGATTTTTCCCTTTTAA
- a CDS encoding fibrobacter succinogenes major paralogous domain-containing protein yields MHISFIIFNIFVLIVIVVAAYALGRRISKETKQNAPEALNNTPYDDCIKENEAKFKYGTFTDARDGETYRTIQIGNQVWMAENLRFKTEGSYAPNNDESNVAKFGRLYTWTKALDIPDEYVEQSPAKDIEMYNKIKDKNYKGIAPEGWHIPSNKEWEQLLSNLDAKSDGGELRGKFMWKNKGKDTFGFFALPAGYRFDNGNFCHFSRRARFWSKDEYGKANAFRLSITNNSVDIEGVYRSDALSIRCVKNV; encoded by the coding sequence ATGCATATTTCATTCATCATATTCAATATCTTTGTTCTCATTGTCATCGTCGTCGCTGCATACGCACTAGGGCGTAGAATCAGCAAAGAAACCAAGCAGAACGCACCCGAAGCCTTGAATAACACGCCTTACGACGACTGCATCAAGGAAAACGAAGCCAAGTTCAAATACGGGACTTTCACGGACGCCCGCGATGGAGAAACATACCGCACCATTCAAATCGGAAACCAAGTTTGGATGGCAGAAAACCTGCGTTTCAAGACCGAAGGCAGCTACGCTCCGAACAACGATGAATCGAACGTTGCAAAGTTCGGTCGTTTGTACACATGGACAAAGGCTTTGGACATTCCTGATGAATACGTTGAACAATCTCCGGCAAAAGACATCGAGATGTACAACAAAATCAAGGACAAGAACTACAAGGGCATTGCCCCAGAAGGTTGGCATATTCCGAGCAACAAGGAATGGGAACAGCTCCTCAGCAATCTTGACGCCAAGTCCGATGGTGGTGAGTTGCGCGGCAAATTCATGTGGAAGAACAAAGGCAAGGATACGTTCGGATTCTTTGCGCTCCCAGCGGGTTACCGCTTTGACAACGGCAACTTCTGCCATTTCAGCAGACGCGCCCGTTTCTGGAGCAAGGATGAATACGGCAAGGCTAATGCATTCCGCCTGAGCATTACCAACAATTCCGTTGATATCGAAGGCGTGTACAGATCCGACGCTCTTTCGATTCGCTGCGTGAAGAACGTGTAA
- a CDS encoding AgmX/PglI C-terminal domain-containing protein, producing the protein MKHLRSIFIFLFITSITIYAGGTASLVAKKSSTKGFSYSRSTRLAFIQECSENANQDICYCVLDKIQQQYSEKQYLKLDADLRKNIKHNDFISFISKAADACDAEYAGNVVNSNTPQLNLNENQSSKLTEEEAKEFTKAFFKEVSKNNFVKACSSESKDFYGEKTASKVCGCAYDHMASDVPRFTQFIMDNGYPDETDTSTWGKEYMYECAPEKFTPEMKAYFIANFNEAGIPRSLSTCVVEFIDKEYSFQAFVYASQNKAINLFLEKIISRCQLEMELNSYHRSVTSENHNTDKKVLGGRRDKTSGGSNDGYAVGGSGGIGDGLAGLLGGGGGGIATKAKGSIKVPSTQDINISYNEGNRSDSDIIKVVRQRTPGLRHIYNNCLKKRPGFQGKVTLKFTIAPDGEIINISIESSTTGFSEFDSEIKNAVGRWTFSKIQSGNTTVSIPFTFSE; encoded by the coding sequence ATGAAACACCTAAGATCCATATTTATTTTTCTGTTTATTACATCAATTACAATCTATGCCGGCGGAACTGCATCTCTCGTCGCAAAGAAAAGCAGTACAAAGGGATTCTCTTATTCAAGATCAACCCGTTTAGCATTCATCCAAGAATGTTCCGAAAATGCCAATCAGGATATTTGTTATTGCGTTCTAGACAAAATTCAGCAACAGTATAGCGAAAAACAATATCTTAAACTTGATGCTGATTTAAGAAAAAACATCAAACACAATGATTTTATTTCTTTCATATCCAAAGCAGCTGATGCATGTGATGCAGAATACGCAGGAAACGTGGTCAATAGTAATACACCACAATTAAACCTTAATGAAAATCAATCTTCAAAGTTAACAGAAGAAGAGGCTAAGGAATTTACTAAAGCATTTTTTAAAGAAGTCTCTAAAAACAATTTTGTAAAAGCATGCTCTTCAGAATCAAAAGACTTCTATGGAGAAAAGACAGCATCTAAAGTATGCGGTTGTGCATATGATCATATGGCCTCAGACGTCCCTCGATTTACACAATTTATCATGGACAACGGATATCCCGATGAAACAGATACAAGCACCTGGGGAAAAGAATATATGTACGAATGCGCTCCGGAGAAGTTTACACCAGAAATGAAAGCTTACTTCATCGCCAATTTTAACGAAGCAGGCATTCCTAGATCTTTAAGCACTTGTGTTGTAGAATTTATTGACAAAGAATATTCTTTTCAAGCTTTTGTGTACGCTTCACAAAACAAAGCCATTAATCTTTTTTTAGAAAAAATAATTTCAAGATGCCAATTAGAAATGGAGCTAAACAGTTACCATCGCAGTGTAACATCAGAAAATCACAATACAGACAAAAAAGTTCTCGGAGGTCGACGCGATAAGACCAGCGGAGGTAGCAACGATGGTTATGCAGTCGGTGGCTCCGGAGGCATCGGAGATGGCCTCGCAGGACTACTAGGCGGCGGTGGTGGCGGAATCGCAACAAAAGCCAAAGGCTCTATAAAAGTACCATCCACGCAAGATATTAACATTTCATACAATGAAGGAAACCGCAGCGACAGCGACATCATAAAAGTTGTCCGCCAACGTACTCCAGGTCTTCGCCACATTTATAACAATTGCCTGAAGAAGAGACCAGGATTCCAAGGCAAGGTTACCTTGAAGTTCACAATCGCCCCAGATGGCGAAATTATCAATATTTCCATTGAGTCTTCCACAACCGGTTTCAGTGAATTCGACAGCGAAATCAAAAATGCAGTCGGCCGCTGGACATTCAGCAAAATTCAATCAGGAAACACAACCGTCTCTATTCCGTTTACATTCTCTGAATAA
- a CDS encoding ketopantoate reductase family protein: protein MKQIETVAVVGLGAVGAVVAEQLLSVLGNKLYCVMDAERKARYQASGIVINGKKADFNFVTPDEVPVVDLVIFATKNLQFNEALAEAKNAVGSNTALLSLLNGVHSETEIERVYGAEKTLYGFIVNLQSINKHGNIDCAGRGIILFGEKDNHRSERIEAIHQLFETAHIVHKIPENIRLEMWKKLLMNTVFNSIGAICRSTFAGFNFPVMQSLVRKIGNEVIQVANAEGFALTNEDLEENLRLTCNYTPLGKCSMLQDIEAGRKTENAYFCGTITKLGKAHGIPTPYCEFLGELIEGTELARELLNKK from the coding sequence ATGAAGCAGATTGAAACAGTTGCAGTTGTGGGTCTCGGGGCTGTCGGCGCCGTTGTGGCAGAACAGCTCTTGAGCGTTCTCGGGAACAAGCTTTATTGCGTGATGGACGCCGAACGCAAGGCGCGCTACCAAGCAAGCGGAATCGTCATCAACGGGAAAAAGGCGGACTTCAACTTTGTCACGCCGGACGAAGTCCCGGTCGTTGACCTTGTGATTTTTGCGACCAAGAATTTGCAATTCAACGAAGCGCTAGCAGAAGCGAAAAATGCAGTCGGTTCGAACACCGCTTTGCTTTCGCTTTTGAACGGAGTCCATTCCGAAACAGAAATCGAGCGCGTTTACGGTGCAGAAAAGACGTTGTACGGATTCATCGTCAATTTGCAGTCCATCAACAAGCACGGGAACATTGACTGCGCGGGCCGAGGCATCATCCTCTTTGGCGAAAAAGACAACCACCGTTCCGAACGTATCGAAGCCATCCACCAGCTTTTTGAAACAGCGCACATCGTCCACAAGATTCCAGAAAACATCCGCTTGGAAATGTGGAAAAAACTCTTGATGAACACGGTGTTCAACTCGATCGGAGCCATTTGCCGTTCGACATTTGCGGGTTTCAATTTCCCGGTGATGCAATCGCTTGTGCGTAAAATCGGGAACGAAGTCATTCAGGTGGCGAACGCCGAAGGTTTTGCACTTACAAACGAAGATCTTGAAGAAAACTTGCGCCTCACATGCAACTACACGCCGCTCGGCAAGTGTTCCATGCTGCAGGATATCGAGGCCGGACGCAAAACGGAGAACGCGTATTTCTGCGGGACCATCACTAAGCTCGGGAAGGCTCACG
- a CDS encoding transporter encodes MSYTFEISPGETWNRNGDKSILQVFDIETGEAKVLKEFDSVIEAPNWSADGTFLTYNSNGRIFKYTLATGEVAKIESHYVDNCNNDHVLDPDGSGVYVSHHTKEDGLSRIYKIYFDGREPRLVTPLAPSYLHGITPDGKMLAYCAERNGSYDIYTIPAAGGNETRLTTAFGLNDGPEYDCNGEYIWFNSERSGRMQAFCMKADGSEQTQMTHDLHWNTWFPHISPDRQKVVMVAYTETDVRPGEHVPNKNVELRLMRRALPADSWSAPQTLLKLFGGQGTINVNSWAPDSKRFAFVSYVHGNDSSN; translated from the coding sequence GTGAGTTACACGTTTGAAATTTCTCCAGGTGAAACGTGGAATCGTAACGGCGACAAGTCTATTTTGCAAGTGTTCGATATCGAAACTGGCGAAGCAAAAGTTCTCAAGGAATTTGACAGTGTTATCGAAGCCCCAAACTGGAGCGCAGACGGAACGTTCCTCACGTACAATAGCAACGGTCGCATTTTCAAGTACACGCTTGCAACAGGCGAGGTGGCAAAAATCGAAAGTCATTATGTGGACAACTGCAATAATGACCACGTCCTTGATCCAGATGGCAGCGGCGTTTACGTGAGCCACCATACAAAAGAAGATGGGCTTTCCCGCATTTACAAGATTTATTTTGATGGCCGCGAACCGCGATTGGTGACGCCCCTTGCGCCAAGCTATTTGCATGGAATCACGCCTGACGGAAAAATGCTTGCGTACTGTGCCGAACGCAACGGCTCGTATGACATTTACACAATTCCGGCAGCGGGAGGCAACGAAACTCGCCTCACAACTGCATTTGGACTGAATGACGGTCCTGAATATGATTGCAATGGCGAATATATCTGGTTTAATTCCGAACGTTCTGGACGCATGCAGGCATTCTGCATGAAGGCGGATGGCTCCGAACAAACGCAGATGACGCATGACTTGCATTGGAATACCTGGTTCCCGCATATTTCGCCGGACCGTCAAAAGGTCGTGATGGTCGCGTACACAGAAACGGATGTGCGACCGGGCGAGCATGTGCCTAACAAAAATGTGGAACTCCGCTTGATGCGCCGCGCACTCCCTGCAGATTCTTGGTCTGCACCGCAAACGCTTCTTAAACTCTTCGGCGGTCAAGGAACTATCAATGTCAATTCCTGGGCTCCCGACAGCAAACGCTTTGCTTTTGTAAGTTACGTTCACGGCAACGATTCATCCAACTAA